Proteins from a single region of Haloterrigena alkaliphila:
- a CDS encoding multiprotein bridging factor aMBF1 translates to MVQCEMCGAETSSPKTIKVEGAKLDVCSNCTDFGTEVKQPSSSSTSTKYSTGSGSSSSSGGNSSGSASSSSSSSGGSSSRQRSDMFDDMDELATDYDDLVRNAREEKGLSQSDLANELNEKASLIRKIERGDTLPSDRVQSKLENFLEVDLNAEGGSSENSEWSGGSSSGSYTLGDVVKRKD, encoded by the coding sequence ATGGTCCAGTGCGAGATGTGTGGCGCCGAGACGTCGTCTCCGAAGACAATCAAGGTCGAGGGCGCGAAACTCGACGTGTGTTCGAACTGTACCGATTTCGGTACCGAGGTAAAGCAACCCTCGAGCTCGAGCACCTCGACGAAGTACTCGACCGGGTCGGGATCGTCGTCCAGTTCTGGCGGGAATTCGAGCGGATCGGCCTCGAGTTCGTCCTCGAGCTCCGGCGGCTCGAGTTCCCGGCAGCGGTCGGATATGTTCGACGACATGGACGAACTCGCGACCGACTACGACGATCTGGTCCGCAACGCCCGCGAGGAGAAGGGGCTGAGCCAGTCGGATCTGGCCAACGAACTCAACGAGAAGGCGAGCCTGATCCGGAAGATCGAACGCGGCGACACGCTTCCCAGCGACCGCGTCCAGTCGAAGCTCGAGAACTTCCTCGAGGTCGATCTGAACGCCGAAGGGGGATCCAGCGAGAACTCGGAGTGGTCCGGCGGCTCCTCGTCGGGCAGTTACACGCTCGGTGACGTGGTCAAACGGAAGGACTGA
- a CDS encoding CDP-alcohol phosphatidyltransferase family protein produces the protein MTLDKLRPYVSGFLDPFVKGFDRVGMTPDGVSVLAFGMAVLAAAAFALGGRADPIWYVAAATLVFLNGWLDIIDGALAREQQVASAGGDLLDHVLDRYADIVVIAGLAAGIGDYLLGFAAVTGVVMTSYLGTQAQAVGLDRVYGGLVGRADRLAIIGIVGFLAYPLAEASPGGFTVIGWLLIFLAVVGHVTALQRFFHSWSALD, from the coding sequence ATGACGCTGGACAAACTCAGACCGTACGTCTCGGGCTTCCTCGACCCGTTCGTCAAAGGATTCGACCGCGTCGGGATGACGCCCGACGGCGTGAGCGTGCTGGCCTTCGGCATGGCCGTTCTCGCGGCGGCCGCGTTCGCGCTGGGCGGTCGCGCGGATCCGATCTGGTACGTCGCAGCCGCGACGCTGGTCTTCCTCAACGGCTGGCTCGACATCATCGACGGCGCCTTGGCCCGCGAACAACAGGTCGCCTCCGCGGGGGGCGACCTCCTCGATCACGTTCTCGACCGCTACGCCGACATCGTCGTCATCGCCGGCTTGGCCGCGGGCATCGGGGACTACCTGCTGGGCTTCGCCGCCGTGACTGGCGTCGTGATGACCTCCTACCTCGGGACGCAGGCCCAGGCGGTCGGCCTCGACCGCGTCTACGGCGGGTTGGTCGGCCGCGCCGACAGGCTGGCGATCATCGGTATCGTCGGCTTCCTCGCCTACCCGCTGGCGGAGGCGAGTCCCGGCGGATTCACGGTGATCGGCTGGCTGCTGATCTTCCTCGCGGTCGTCGGTCACGTGACCGCGCTCCAGCGGTTCTTCCACTCCTGGTCGGCGCTGGACTGA
- the tpiA gene encoding triose-phosphate isomerase, translating to MFVLVNLKTYPCDPVAVAEAVRDVDESTDARLAVAPQAAHIERVAETGAETWAQHVDPIEHGSNTGHTLAESVVDAGAVGTLINHSEQRLKLADIDGSVRAAERADLETVVCANNAEQIGAAAALGPDAVAVEPPELIGTGTPVSQADPDIVEDAVEAAANVDSEVSVLCGAGISTGDDVVAAGDLGVEGVLLASGVAKADDPQAALEDLVEPL from the coding sequence ATGTTCGTCCTCGTTAACCTGAAGACCTACCCCTGCGATCCGGTCGCGGTCGCCGAAGCCGTCCGCGACGTCGACGAGTCGACCGACGCCCGCCTCGCGGTGGCCCCGCAGGCGGCCCACATCGAACGCGTGGCCGAGACGGGCGCCGAGACGTGGGCCCAGCACGTCGATCCGATCGAGCACGGCAGCAACACCGGCCACACGCTGGCCGAGTCGGTCGTCGATGCGGGGGCGGTCGGGACGCTGATCAACCACTCCGAGCAGCGACTCAAACTGGCCGATATCGACGGCTCGGTCCGCGCCGCCGAGCGCGCGGACCTCGAGACCGTCGTCTGCGCCAACAACGCAGAACAGATCGGCGCCGCGGCGGCGCTCGGTCCCGACGCGGTCGCCGTCGAACCGCCGGAACTGATCGGGACCGGAACGCCGGTCAGCCAGGCCGATCCCGATATCGTCGAGGACGCCGTCGAGGCGGCCGCGAACGTCGATAGCGAGGTGTCGGTCCTCTGTGGTGCCGGCATCAGCACCGGCGACGACGTCGTCGCGGCCGGCGACCTCGGCGTCGAAGGCGTCCTGCTGGCCAGCGGCGTCGCGAAGGCCGACGATCCGCAGGCGGCGCTCGAGGACCTCGTCGAACCGCTCTGA